One Terriglobales bacterium DNA segment encodes these proteins:
- the npdG gene encoding NADPH-dependent F420 reductase: MKIAVVGGTGAEGSGLARRWFLAGLDVIIGSRDEKRGQAAAEKIAATVPGKGTISGAENQEAVQQADVVVLTVPFESQVGMLKQIKASLKPGTVLIDNTVPLAAAVGGRLTRTLLVWQGSAAQQTAELVPEGVAVAAAFQNVSHELLAHEGPIDCDVIVCSDDDRARSVAFELVHAIPGLRAVDGGKLENARIVEQITALLITINVRRKGHGAGIRITGI, from the coding sequence GTGAAGATCGCCGTGGTCGGCGGTACGGGCGCGGAGGGTTCGGGGCTGGCGCGGCGCTGGTTTCTGGCAGGTCTGGACGTCATTATCGGCTCGCGTGATGAGAAGCGAGGCCAAGCTGCAGCCGAAAAGATTGCTGCCACGGTGCCAGGGAAGGGCACGATCAGCGGCGCCGAGAACCAGGAAGCCGTGCAGCAGGCCGACGTCGTGGTTTTGACCGTGCCCTTTGAAAGCCAGGTGGGGATGCTCAAGCAGATCAAGGCGTCGCTGAAGCCGGGTACGGTCTTGATCGATAACACCGTGCCGCTGGCGGCGGCGGTCGGCGGCCGCCTCACACGAACTTTGCTGGTGTGGCAGGGATCGGCTGCGCAGCAAACCGCCGAGCTAGTGCCGGAGGGTGTAGCGGTGGCGGCAGCATTCCAGAATGTTTCACACGAGCTACTCGCTCACGAGGGGCCAATCGATTGTGATGTGATCGTGTGCAGCGACGATGACCGCGCGCGATCGGTGGCCTTTGAACTGGTTCACGCAATTCCGGGATTGCGAGCAGTTGACGGGGGAAAACTGGAGAATGCGCGTATCGTCGAGCAGATCACGGCGCTGCTGATCACCATCAATGTGCGGCGGAAAGGGCACGGAGCGGGGATACGCATCACTGGGATATAG